GCCTGCTTGCCGCACCCGGTGTGACCTGTGGGAGAGATGATGGCACGGTCTGACGAACACTGCTGCCACCTGGTGGAAAAGACTGCTGTTTCGTCTCTGTGCGCTTCTATCTCTGCTAAGCACTAAGACCAAGTCTCAGCGCAGACCCTTGACTGCACTAGGGGAGCCCCAGATAGAAAAATGCACACCTTGGAAAGTGTAAAGCCTCCACCCATCTCTTCCCCTACACATTGGTTTGCTCCTCCCTCTTAAGGCTTCTGAAAATTACATAAGCCTAACAAAATTGCATTCTGTGCAAATTTCTTGGCATTTTAATAAGTATTCAATAAATAATAGTTGTGGTTGATCCAAAGGACAACTGGAGCTGTGTAGCCCACTTTACCTCCCAAATATAGCTGCTGCACAAATGCATGGTTGCATAGTCCTAGCTAAGTTCTAGGACACTGGTGACAATtgactgaacccaaggccttgtgtatGCTGAGCAAAAGCTGTCTCTCCCTGAGCCACAGCCCCAGACCTCCACCACTGTTACTGTTGTTGTCAGTGTGGTCCCTGAGGATGAGGTTCAGTGGGCCCTTCTGCATCAGGAACTGGAAGGACCCCACAGTCAGGCTACCGGAATGGCTCTGGCCTGTGACATCATAGAATCCCACGCATTCCTAGCAGTGAAGGGGTTATGAAGCTGCGGCAGTGGGTGTCCGTATGGGTGTGCCTGTGGATGGCTGAACTGGGGACTGTAGAAACAGGTGGGAAGCTGGGGCTCGGGGATGCAGGAATAAAGGAGGCTTGAGAGCAAGGAGAAAGCTTGGCTGTGACCAGGAGGCCAGCTCAGCCTCAGGCCtttctccccacctcttccctcccttcccctcctcttcccagtcctttcccctcctctccctctttctttgtttccctctcttcctccctcgctccctctctcccttttcattttattgtattgttttcaGACAAAGattcactctgtaacccaggctgacctagagCTCACTATACAGCCCAAGCAGACTTCAGACTTGCAGCAATCTTttttgcctttgcttcccaagtgataGAATTAGAGCCTTGAGCCAAGGCTCTTCAGCCAACCTTTCCCTTTGATTTTGCATTGGTGTCCCTGTCTCAGACTTGGTGGGCTTCTGATAGGAGCTCGGCCAGCCCAGGGGACAGAACAGGCAGGGCCCTGAGTTTGCCTGACCTCTGGGGGTAGGCACAGTGGGTCTGCAGGGCTCTAGTCACAGACTTTGCTTTGTTCCTAGCACCAAGAAGAGATGTCACCAAGGCCTCGACACCAGGAGCCGACACCCAGCTCTTCATAGACAGGCCTGACTTCTTTGACTACCCAGACTCAGACCAAGATAGTCTTTTTGCTGTGGCCCAGTTTATTGGAGAGAAACCTGTGACCTTTGTTAAGACAGGTATGAATCAGCTTGATCAAGGGGTCCCCCTCCTGGCAGGGCCTGGAGAAAATCTGCTCTTGTCTGGCAGGTTCCGGCCCTGGGCTCTTCCAGCACATCCTGGTGGGCATGTTGGCAgtggctttcttcctcttccttttccagttCTGCACGCACGTGTGAGTTCTGTCCCCACTTCCTGCCCTACCCCTGCCAGAGGTCCCAAGTCTCCCATGACCCCTCCCAATTTGATCTCCACACTCCTCAGGAGCTTCCAGAAAGGAGCCTAAACGAGCTGGCCAGGAGCCCTGGACCCTGCTGTGTGCCACACACCTACCAGGTCTTCTGCTGAGAAATAAAGGCggtgcctccttccttcctggctgAGCAGTGGCCCTCCATGTGGCCATCCACACCTCCCCTTCTTCCCAGGCTGCCCTGTGGCCCTCTATGTGGccatccaccccccccccatcgcctccttccttcctcacagCTCATTGGCCCTCTATGTAGTCATCGCCCTCCCTTCCCAGCCCCCCAAAACTGGACACGAGGGTCTTGCTGGCGTTCACGAAGATCGTCTTTATTAGCGGTCTGTAAAAGCACCTCCCAGGGTCAGTGACCCCAGATTGGAGGAAGCCGTGAGAGGTCTGTAGCACCAGGGACAAGCCAGGGCCCGAGGGCGAAATGTGCAGCCTAACGGAAGGGACTGGTGCCCTTGCCTGCCCCCAGGGTTGCTCAGCGCTGGGAAGGTTGTAGGGGAGCAATtacctccctccccacaccccaaCAAATTAGAGCTAggcgaataaataaataaggttccTCAGGTTGGTCTCCACAGGAAGGCTCTGTGGGGATCCCCTGCCCCCTGGTGGCCCCCTTGGGATGAGTTAGGGTGTCTTCTCTCTCCCAGGtgatggggagcagagagggattTGCAGCAGCGGAGCTGGGATGTCCTTGGCAGCGGGGCCACCCCCATGTCCCTTGACTCATTGGTCCCACTGAGCCCAGCTCTCCAGACCTCGGCACACTGTCTAACATTCCCTCTTCCTTGCATTTTGTGAGGCCGGAAGAGCCTCTTTATCCCGgtcccctctctccctgccttccaATCATCCGACCTCAGCTCCTGAGGGTGTTTAGCTCCTCCCCGTTCTGAGTCCTTCTGTCTTGGGCCTGTCAAGGCAAGGGACTCCTGGCTctcaccccccccacccactgGCCCCAAAGCTCTGTCTCcacaggggctggggaggggggttcCCAGGCCCCAGCCTCAGTCCTGAGTCTGACAAGGAGAGGGTGGTGGGGAACCTCGGGGTCGGAAGAGGCGGCAGGCCCCGCGGCAAATGAGGAAGAACCAGTAGAGCTGGGGTGCGAGCAGCAGCGCGGCGCCCAGGTTGACGTGGGCCGGGATGGCCAGGGGCACTGAGAGCAGGGGCAGGCCGGCGTGGCGCCCGTAGGCCCAGTACAGGTAAGGGAAGAGCAGCACCCGGCAGCACAGGAAGCTGAGCAGCATCAGGGCGCCGTTCACCTTGTGCAACAACGTGTGCTGCTGCTTGTACTGTGGACAGAACAAcgtggaaggagagggagaggcctCTCTACACAGCCGCCTCCCCTGCGCCCCGCCTATGGCTCCTCCCCCACCTGTCACTGCACCTGCTCAGTTcgctttttccttccttccttccttccttccttccttccttccttctttctttctttctttctttcaatctttggtttgtttttgagacaggtttctctgtgtaaacagtcctgactgtcctgaaactcatgttgtagaccaggctggcatcgaactcacagcgaaagatacacctgcttctgtctcccaagtgtggggattaaaggcatgcaccaccactgcccagctttattcttgtcttttgagatagACTCCCACAattacccaggctggtctcaaattcatgatcttcctgcctcagccttcccagtgccaGTGTTGTAGGCACATACCCCTATGCTGAAAGGTTGCATGGCCTTTAAGAATTCCCCAAATTCCCCAGACATGCCCACCCCACATGCCTTTAGGCCCTCTGATCATTCTCACCTGGATGAGGATCTTGCCCAGGCAGACGAAGGGTGTGCTGACCTCGGCCATCAACATGCAGCCTAGAAAGAAATCTCCCTTGCCCTGTCGCCACACCTGAGGGAAAAGGCAAGAGTCTAAGGAGCTGTGTCTTCCTTCACCTCACTCTTATCAGNNNNNNNNNNNNNNNNNNNNNNNNNNNNNNNNNNNNNNNNNNNNNNNNNNNNNNNNNNNNNNNNNNNNNNNNNNNNNNNNNNNNNNNNNNNNNNNNNNNNNNNNNNNNNNNNNNNNNNNNNNNNNNNNNNNNNNNNNNNNNNNNNNNNNNNNNNNNNNNNNNNNNNNNNNNNNNNNNNNNNNNNNNNNNNNNNNNNNNNNNNNNNNNNNNNNNNNNNNNNNNNNNNNNNNNNNNNNNNNNNNNNNNNNNNNNNNNNNNNNNNNNNNNNNNNNNNNNNNNNNNNNNNNNNNNNNNNNNNNNNNNNNNNNNNNNNNNNNNNNNNNNNNNNNNNNNNNNNNNNNNNNNNNNNNNNNNNNNNNNNNNNNNNNNNNNNNNNNNNNNNNNNNNNNNNNNNNNNNNNNNNNNNNNNNNNNNNNNNNNNNNNNNNNNNNNNNNNNNNNNNNNNNNNNNNNNNNNNNNNNNNNNNNNNNNNNCACTGTCTGGCCATCttattgttttgaggcagggtctctcattcgGCTgcactggccagcaagccccagtgatcttcCTCCTTTCACTTCCCTAGAGCGGGGATTAAGCACACACCACCCAGCCcagcttttccagaagacccagccCTTGTGCATGCATAGCAATCACTGTATCAATCGAGCCATCTCATCAACCCTATTCCCAAACTcccaaaacattttctttttttttttcttggttttttttgagacagggtttctctgtgtagctttggagcccatcctggaactcactctgtagaccaggctggccttgaactcagagatccacctgtctctgcctcccgagtgctgggatttaaggtgtgcacctgtttttttgtttgtttgtttgtttgtttgaagtcaatagtctcatgtaccccagactggtttcaaactcactgtgtaacagAGGTTAACTTTAAACTTCGTATCTCCTTGCTTCCACTCTCAAGCgctaggattacaaatgtacTATCATCCTGGCCTTACAGAGTGCTGGGGGTTAAaaccagggcttcacacatgttAGGGaaacactctaccagctgagctaagCTACATCCTCTACCCAGAGAGACACTTAGCCTGGGGTCTGCATACTCAGTACACTACTGCCTCTTTTATAACCATGCAGATTAAGAAAGTATGCCTCATGCCACCGGGTGAGGACAGCCACAAACACATAGCCAGTGCTCTGACACACCCCAGACTGACTTGTACCTCTTGAGACTCTGGGTAGAACACTGCTCAGGAAACCCACTCCAAGTCCCACTCCCTGGGACCTCCATATTGCAGTGCTGGCATGCTGGGGAGGAGCCACTTTTCACACCTACCCCTAGCCCTCCTGACTCCAGGAGGGAGGACTCACCACCGAGAGTGGGAAGCACACCAGCACCATGGCCGCATGGTGGAGCACCATAAGGAACTCCTTGTGCAGGTAGCCACGCACCACGGCCCAGGTGCTGCCCAGGGCTCTGGGCGTCCCGTCTTCCCCTCCGTGCCCTTTAACCTGGTGCTTGTGCCAGTGGCAGAGGAACATGGCATAGATGTCGTAGATGAAGTAGGGAACCGCAAACTGTGTGTAGGCTGAGGACAGCCAGTGCctgtggggagggaagagagaagggggaggtaGACAGGTTGTAGGTCCAGGCTGCAGGAGCAGCCCCGTGACAGGATGGGAGCGAGTTAGGTCCCAAGGGGGCTCTTATAACAATCTGGAGTCTTGAGTTTCAGATGCCGGAATTGAAGGGTGGTGTGTGAGGAACCACTCAAGGCCAGGCTGTCTCACAGCTTCTGAGATTTGGGGCTGGATTCAAGCCAGGCAGACCTCACAACCTACCacatctctccctctttctcccaagtgtcTCTACCTCTCACCTCTGCACCCACCCCTCCATCCACCCCTGCATTCACCCCTGCCTCCGCAGTATTGTAGAGAGAGGAGACCAGAACTCTGCAGATTGTGAGCAATGATGGAAACAAGCTGTGGAGAGGTACAAAGAAACCCCCAGTTAGGCACAGTGAAGAGCTTCCAAGCACTGTAGAGATCCTGTGGGCCCAGCACCAGCAGACGGGACAGCTGATCACATGCCAGGCACTACACTGGTTCTTAAATCTTTACACAGCAGCAACTTGTTCACTTCCCATGAAACCCTATGTCATAGAGAGGCTAAGTAATGCGGCCAAGGAATAACCACAGAAGTCCTTGCCATCAGCCCCACTGTCTCAAGAAGGCCCTAGCGGAGCAGAGGGGATGTCACTGCAGCTCGCCTTTGCGCTGAGGTGGTGCGTCTATTGTTAGTTCAGGTGCAGCCAGCAATAAAGAGAGAATGCTGAGCAAAGATGCCAAGAACAGAGAAAGTTCTACAGACTTTGGAGTAAACAAATACGGGAAGCACAAGAATACGCAATGCTGCGCTTTTTCTCTTGAGTCAGCACAGAGGCTTTCTCAAGTCCAGGAGTCCTCAGCAGgccttgggtgggggtgggggatagaaaggcccagaggcagcaaAGCAAAACCCAACCCAGCTAGCCACCATATACCAAGTGTGGATGCTggtgaggggaggaggaggaactaGGGGTACAGGCCATCTGCGGATGGGGTGAGTACCAACACAACACCAGCTtacccaggctggctggcctggaagggGTGAAGCAGCCCACTCTCAAAGGGACCCATACTGCAACAGTATAGGGGAATGTGGCCTGGAGTCAAAGAGGGAGGAATAGGGGAGAGGCACTAGCTAGAGATAGAGAGCAGAAATGCAGACAGGACCCAACCATCCTCAGAGCCTGCCTCGGAAGTGGTGGAGGAATGGTACCCATAAGACTCTGGACTGTAGGGGAACTAGAGGGGCTCAGGTCCCTGGGTTAAGTGAGGTGTCAGATTCCATCTCCACTCTGTCAGCAATTAGGTGCTCAGAAGCAAGAACAGCTGTTGCCCCCGGATTAGCCCTGACCTCCCACCTACCTGAGGATTAAAGGGGAAACAGGGTCAAGACCGGACTAAGGGGTGGGAATGCAAGAACCAAAAGGTGGCCTCTAGGTAAGAATAGGTGAGAAGGAAAGGCCTGGCACACAGGCTCCTTTTGGGCTCTCTGGCTGGGAAAGGGGTTGGGAGAGGGCAAGGGGGAGTCAAGTCATGGAAAAGGATCCTAAGAACTAAACCCCTGAGCCAAGGACTGTTCTAGGCACTTAACGCACTCAGTTCCTCCATGCAGAAGCTCTTCTGGGGAGGATGTGACCTCGCTCTAGGTCCTAGGAGGAGAGAACTCACTCA
The DNA window shown above is from Cricetulus griseus strain 17A/GY chromosome 3, alternate assembly CriGri-PICRH-1.0, whole genome shotgun sequence and carries:
- the CUNH16orf92 gene encoding uncharacterized protein C16orf92 homolog, giving the protein MKLRQWVSVWVCLWMAELGTVETAPRRDVTKASTPGADTQLFIDRPDFFDYPDSDQDSLFAVAQFIGEKPVTFVKTGSGPGLFQHILVGMLAVAFFLFLFQFCTHVSFQKGA
- the Tlcd3b gene encoding ceramide synthase isoform X2 — encoded protein: MLTPMVAGGVVFPGLFLLSKNTLQRLPQLRWEEADAVIVSARLVSSVQAIMASTAGYIVSTSCKHIIDDQHWLSSAYTQFAVPYFIYDIYAMFLCHWHKHQVKGHGGEDGTPRALGSTWAVVRGYLHKEFLMVLHHAAMVLVCFPLSVVWRQGKGDFFLGCMLMAEVSTPFVCLGKILIQYKQQHTLLHKVNGALMLLSFLCCRVLLFPYLYWAYGRHAGLPLLSVPLAIPAHVNLGAALLLAPQLYWFFLICRGACRLFRPRGSPPPSPCQTQD
- the Tlcd3b gene encoding ceramide synthase isoform X1, whose translation is MALLFLLGCAFFPLCFAGLCWGLQNQTNLQMERQEAVLVASKLVSSVQAIMASTAGYIVSTSCKHIIDDQHWLSSAYTQFAVPYFIYDIYAMFLCHWHKHQVKGHGGEDGTPRALGSTWAVVRGYLHKEFLMVLHHAAMVLVCFPLSVVWRQGKGDFFLGCMLMAEVSTPFVCLGKILIQYKQQHTLLHKVNGALMLLSFLCCRVLLFPYLYWAYGRHAGLPLLSVPLAIPAHVNLGAALLLAPQLYWFFLICRGACRLFRPRGSPPPSPCQTQD